Proteins from a genomic interval of Anolis sagrei isolate rAnoSag1 chromosome 1, rAnoSag1.mat, whole genome shotgun sequence:
- the LOC137095806 gene encoding putative peptidyl-tRNA hydrolase PTRHD1 has translation MAARVLIQYVVLRGDLRREPFSWPMGATVAQACHAAIAAVHAHYAHPDTAEYLAQGGSMRTVVLEAPDEPALSALADTLQQNGIDHKVWVEQPENIPTCVALRPYPKESVHYLLKTFKLLK, from the exons ATGGCGGCGCGCGTGCTGATACAGTACGTGGTGCTGAGAGGCGACCTGCGGAGGGAGCCCTTTTCCTGGCCGATGGGGGCTACGGTGGCCCAGGCGTGCCACGCCGCAATCGCTGCCGTCCACGCGCACTACGCGCACCCAGACACAGCCGAGTACTTAGCGCAAGGCGGCAGTATGAGGACTGTAGTGCTTGAG gCCCCCGATGAGCCTGCCTTGAGTGCCTTGGCAGACACTCTGCAGCAGAATGGGATTGACCACAAGGTCTGGGTGGAGCAGccagaaaacatacccacttgcGTGGCCTTACGCCCGTATCCGAAGGAGAGCGTGCACTACCTTCTCAAGACCTTCAAGCTCCTGAAATGA
- the CENPO gene encoding centromere protein O: MGENRPSLQKGVLSHLEKLEAAAHEVALKRGELKTQEENMTRMKRRIKELRRQRDALKTKLGMCHSQLVGGQDTTSCDTTEAGQEALLEWKTETLKGLLGVFHLTGLSGRLTHRGACLHLSTAFENTYLDSYRLDLLIKQPVQILRHSVPPFIPLEQIAHKYLQTDIRRFLSVLSDHLNAMAGRKFQVDQLQENFADFLDGGLQRNSLCNLLEFRYRLARDSETFPFVARLTYANRVSTLPTEATVSCKEDAPASLAEMAAAHKALFLEKPLHRVFSAITASTDSLS; this comes from the exons ATGGGTGAAAACAGACCTTCCTTACAGAAAG GCGTCTTATCCCACCTGGAGAAGCTGGAGGCTGCTGCCCACGAAGTCGCACTGAAAAGGGGCGAACTGAAGACTCAGGAGGAAAACATGACCAGGATGAAGCGGAGAATCAAGGAGCTGCGGCGTCAGAGGGATGCGCTGAAGACCAAACTGGGCATGTGTCACTCTCAG CTCGTTGGAGGCCAAGACACCACAAGTTGTGATACCACAGAAGCCGGCCAGGAAGCCCTCTTGGAGTGGAAGACAGAGACGCTTAAGGGCCTCCTGGGGGTTTTCCATCTGACAg gcctcagtgggaggctGACCCATCGCGGGGCCTGCCTGCACCTCAGCACTGCCTTCGAAAACACCTACCTGGACTCCTATCGCCTGGACCTTCTCATCAAGCAGCCGGTCCAGATCCTGCGCCACTCTGTCCCGCCCTTCATCCCCTTAGAGCAAATCGCTCACAAGTACCTGCAGACGGATATCAGGCGCTTCCTGTCGGTGCTGTCGGACCACCTGAACGCTATGGCCGGGAGGAAATTCCAGGTGGATCAGTTACAG GAGAATTTTGCCGATTTCCTCGACGGTGGCTTGCAGAGAAATTCCTTGTGCAATTTGCTGGAATTCCGCTACCGTTTGGCTAGAGACAGCGAGACGTTTCCATTCGTGGCCAGGCTCACTTACGCAAACCGTGTCAGCACCCTCCCCACGGAAGCCACCGTCTCTTGCAAAG AAGATGCTCCGGCCTCCTTGGCAGAGATGGCTGCCGCTCACAAAGCCTTGTTCCTCGAGAAACCTCTCCATCGGGTCTTCAGCGCCATCACGGCCTCCACAGACAGCCTGAGCTAG